Genomic segment of Meles meles chromosome 17, mMelMel3.1 paternal haplotype, whole genome shotgun sequence:
TAAAAAGTGGTTAATGTTGCAAATTTgacattatgtattttttcaacCACAATAAAATGTGTAGAATGAGAAAAAGCAATCTACGTTAACTCACAGAGATAAAAAGCAGAAGTTatcagggaggtgggggaggagagggccaGTTACTATTTAACAGGTAATAGAGTCTTTGCTGGGGATGGGGACACAACACTGTGAGCATACTTAATGCCCCTGAATTTTACACTTACAAGTGTCTAAAATGGTAAGTGTTaagttacatatatttttaccataacttttttaatctttttttttaaagatttcatttatttatttgatagatcacaagtaggcagagaaacaggtagagagagagagggaagcaggctccccaccaagcagagagccaaattgcggggcttgatcccaggaccctgagatcatgacctgagctgaaggcagatgcttaacccactgagccacccaggctccctttatcataacttaaaaaaaaaaaaaagcaacatgcaTTAAACCCCCAGCTGAGAATTCCTCTTGACCTGACAAACAGGCAGGGGTGAAGCATCCTGTAGCACTTTGGATTTTTCAgtaggaaaacataaaaataagctATAAGCAGGgcactgggggtggaggggtgggggtcagtaagttaagcatttgtctttggttcaggttatgatcccagggtcctgggatccagccccacatcaggccccctgctcagtggggagtctgcttctccctctccctctgcctgctgctccacctgatTGTGCTCtagcaaataataaataaaaatctttttaaaaaatctgtaaacaTCTttatggggcacatgggtggctcagtgggttaaagcctctgccttcagctcaggtcatgatcccagggtcctgggatcgagccccatatcagcctctctgttccgcagggagtctgcttcctcctctgtctctctgcctgcctctctgcctacttggggtctctgtctgtcaaataaataaataaaatctttaaaaaaatttgtaaacatCTTTATATAGAATATGTGTATCTCTGTTTggcttttgctttttgcttttctcctataaaaggaaatgagaagcGCTTGGGATAACACTGTTACCCATTACCCAAAAGGCAAGAGGGGCAGAGCAGCTCTCTGTCCTGGCTCTCCGCAGAGTCAACATCCTCCTTCCTTGGCTTCCCTAAGCACAGTACCACCCAGCACAGTGCAGGTATGCTCAGGGGCCAGAGAAGCAACTGGGTCCCTTAGTGGGTATGCCGTTCTGTCCGCTTCTGTTTCTTCAGCTTTAAACTGAGATAAACCACAAAATTGTACTTGCCAGGATGACAGGAGAAATAAAACCAGTATTAATGGAACACTCCAGAGTCCCCGGTTAAAAACAGAGAACTGGTATGAATACAACAGTCCCACTAAAACTTGCTGGCTGCTTCTGAAACCAGTAAGATCAAAAGAGTCTGTGCTTTGGTGCAGGGTGAACCCCTGCCACCCCAGGTCATTCTAACATCTGAATGATGATCCCAAGAATTACCCACACTACATATATAGTTAATCGGGGCCAGCATAGCTGAATTTAACACATGCATAATTTCTAAAGCATTCAATATTGCCAACTAGAGAGTCTGCAGttattttctggatattttccAGTTGGATATCttgtttttctatatttaagcATTTCCtgattttccctctgcttctattcCTTTTCACACTCCCACTCAGCTGTTCTCGTTGATGCCGAAACCTACAGGAAAAGTGAGCAGCAAAAATGTAAGGCCAGAAGGAAGACAGGTCTGGAAAAGTTTCAGCAGATCCCCAGGTCCAGCCCCCTACTAGAAAGACCACCACACGCACCTGCGGAGCGCCTCCAGGAAGACATCTCCTCCCACAGTGTCGATGGCCACATTCACCCCCGCACTGCCCACCAGCTTCCTCACTGTCTCCTTCAGGCTGCCCTGACTATAGTTCACAGCGGACTGTGCGCCCTTCTGCATTGCCAGCTTGCACTTCTCGTCACTTCCGGTTGCAGCTATCACCTGCACAGAGAACGCAAAGTTTCTGATGATCCAGAATATGTATAAGAGGGACTCACCCTACCCACCAAGCGTCCCACCAAAGGTTACCAACCAGGGAAACCAAAGTGACCTTGCCGCCCTCGCATCAGCCTCAACCCCACACATCAGGGCCGACACTCAGCACCAGCACACTAGCCCCCCACACCGGCTGGCCATGGGATCCACATTTCCAGGAATCCTGGAACCCCAATGAGTCTAGCTAGGAAATGACTCAGGAGACACTCAGAAAGTCTTCTCCAAATAGGGCTGAAACCATCATttcctgagcacttactgtgAGTGAAGTCGTGAAGATACCCAAGCTTAGAGTCAAGATAGCAAAGTACAGCAGTGTGGAGTTTGGGGAGTATGAGGGTTGCAGAAGTGCAAACGAGAGGTAGCCAGTCTAGATCGCGATCTTGAAAAGTTTCTCGGAGGGTAAAGCATGATTCAGTAGGAAGATGCTGACGTTGGaaggacctgagttcaaatcaTCACTCTGCTACTAACGAGCAGTGTTACCTAAGACAAATGACTTGGTAAGAACTAAAACTTACATATTACTATATGCCAGGTTCtcttctaaatgctttacatatattcataactcacttaatcctcctAATAGCCCAATGATAAACACACTGTGAGCATCCCCACTTCAGAGATGAAAAAACTGAAGCTAAagaagtaacttgctcaaggtcacaaagctaatGGGAGGCAGaagtgggatcaagcccaggttGTCCATCTCCAGAGTTCATGCTTTTAACCTCTACGATGCCCACCAGCTTTCCTAAGCTTCAGTTACGTcatccataaaagaaaatttgttttaaaagtcaAATGGAATACTGTGCATAGGGCCcttggaaaacaaaatgttagATAAATTGAATCTATTGTTACACATACACCATCATTTATTCTATTTAAACCTCATAAAAACATTACGGGGGAAGTATAATGACACCCATTCTATGGATGGAGACACAGACCTAGAGGTTAAGTAATTAACTCAGGCTTAGCCCAGTAGCGGGTGGTACAACCATTCAAACTCCCGCCTGCTGcttgactccaaagcccatgcatTTCCACTCCATCAGCCTGGAAGAAAACCATCTTACAGCCTGGCAAAGATGGCCATGAGCCATACTGTGAGGAAGTCTAGGGTTTGGAAGTCTCCAGAAATACTTCCAACATGTAAGCACTGCCTATAGGTGTCCTACCCCTGGATAGCACACACTAACCAGGGCAGTTTGGCCCCAAGGTGACATTCAGAATTTGCATCCAAACACACAAGATCATCAGTGCCCTTAGAAGACTTCAAACTCACCCATAAGTATTTGAACCGGAGAGCTACCCTCAAGTACCTTCACACAGGGCCACAGAGAGCAGACACCAGCCTAGGGTCAGGGAGTTGACGCCAATCTCTATTCTCACAAGGGTGCCAGCGAAACCAGCCACGAGCCCCTGTCTCCCCTGGtgcctcactttcttcatctgtgaagtaGGGATAATAAACACATCACCCATCTCCAGGGGTCTGTTAGCAGCAGGGGTAAGATAATTGGTGTGGAGTCACTTTGAAAGCAATATGAAATGCTGTAAATGGAGGTTGTTCTCAAAATAACCTGTTCCAAGTAGGTGGCATGATGacattttaaagttgtttttattattttgttgttgtttgcttttgctGAGAACCATTATGCTACTGAAGAATTTCGAGCTTGAATTAACTTTAGTATCTGAGTTAAAGTGTATTTTTCCCTCTACTTAACCTACTATCACTAATCAAAACAAATGGTGCAATTTATCTTCCTAGAAATGGTAAATAATCAGTGGTTCTAGACAAAGAGGGTAATTTTGGTCTCCCCACGGAGAGGTGCTAAGAGCCTGACTTTGACATGAAACGTGTTCACATTCCACGGAGAGCCTCCGGGTAGCTAAGACTGCTTTCAGAACTCACATGTCCTTCCCAAAGAGAAGTGACGAGAGCAAGGAGAGAGCCACCTGAAGAAATTCCAGAACACCTTCTGGATTTTCCAGGCCAGGAAATTCCAGGCACCTTCTGGATACCGCAACTGCACGCACCCCAGAAACCTCACACTTAATGCTTCCAAAACTGAGCTCACCATTCCCTCCTGTCTTCTCAACTGCAATAAATGGCAAATCCACAAGTTAACCTAGTTTGCTCCTTCCCACTCAATGTCTAATAATAACAGGTTCCCTTTTTAAGAGATTCTTACCAACATGCCATGCCCTCTAGCAGGTGTACTGCACGTGTAATTTCAATATTCCCGCAACGACCCCATATGAGGAGAGCTTTATTTTACccgtgaggaaactgaagcaatTAAGCTGGAGGCAGTGTTGGAATCTGAACCTAGGTGAGAGTCATTTCAAAGTCCTTGTTCCTTCAACTGGATGAGGATCAAACTCTCTACTTTCTTCTACTCTAGTCTCTCTCGATTCATCATTTCCGGTGCCTTGGTTCAACCATCACCGCCACGGGCTTGGATGGCTCCAAGAGGCTGCTCTAATTCCTCCAGACTGTCCCTGACCTTTGCCCCATCTCGCATCCCCACTGCTACCAGAATGAACTTGGCAAAATGCAAATATGACCATGGTTCTTCCCAGTTTAAAGTTCTTAGTGGCTCCTGAGAGCTTCCAATAAGGATTCAAATTCTTCAGTGCCTCATGATCAtgtctctgcctacctccctAAAGTTATCTTccaccatccccccccccaatccttTGCTCCACAGATGCTATTTGCCAACTCCCTGAATGCATCCTGGGATGCCCCATGTCTCTATCTTCTGACATGTCCTCCCCGCACTAAAATGGCcttcacttcctttcttcttctattCAACTGTGACCAGTCTTTCCGAAGTCACCTTAAATGCCTACAGTCTCCAAGAAACCCTCCTTATCTGACACCCACAGTCTCAGAGCAATGTCTCAGAGATTtggatctttctttcctttattcgtTCATTCAAGAAATAATTATTGAGGGCTTACTATGGTCTAGGCACCATGCCAGCTGCTGGGACTACAGTAATGAGCCAAACAGACACTGTCCCGGCCTTCAGGGGGATCCCAGTCACGCAGGAGGGAGATAGTAATCCCATCATGACCCAAGAAAAGCAATAACCACACACTGAGGTGTGTACCATGAAAAAGAAGTACAGGATGTGAGGACACCGTCTACAAACAGCTGTGGGGAGAGGGGTCGGAGGAGAGATTAACATCTCCTGAGGGACAAAGAATACTTCCCTGAAGAAGTGACATCTGTGTTTAGACCTGAAGTGCAGAGGGAGACAGTTCAGAAGAGCATGACAGGTAGAGGGAACAGAATCTGCGGAGGTCAAAAAGCACGTCAGCTCTTGCCAGGTTCCAGTAACATGACAGACGAGGGAGCTACTCCCATGTCCCCTCACCAGTCTGCAGGCAAATAGAAGGCCAGACCCTCCTCTGGGTGACTTTATATCCCCAGGGCCTTGCTCATGACATTAATGAGTGAACATATGAACACATTCTATGTCTGAAAACTGgaggtatgattttttttaaacagagaccCCCAACATGCAAACACCTGAGCCTGAAGAACGTTGGTTGCCACATCTATCACCGCCAGGCctgtggctccagctgctgcCGTCACTAAAACAGTTTCTCTGCCAGAGAAAGATGAACGTTACTTCAGAAACCTTCCATATGATTTCATGAACATTTAAAAGCaagaagagggcgcctgggtggctcagtgggttgagccgctgcctacggctcaggtcatgatctcagggtcctgggatcgagtcccgcatcgggctctctgctccgcggggagcctgctttcccctctctctctgcctgcctctctgtctacttgtgatctctttctctgtcgaataaataataaataaaatcttttaaaaatttaaaaaataaaaaaataaaagcaagaagagaggggcacctgggtggctcagtgggttaaagcctctgccttcggctcaggtcatgatctcagggtcctgggattgagccctgcattgggctctctgctcagcagggagcctgcttccccctctctctctgcctgcctctctgccgacttgtgatctctgtctgtcaaataaattttttaaaaaggcaagaagaGAACTTAAAGGCCATTTCATTCAGCCCTTCACAGACCCCCATTCTTTAGGCTTTGGGGCTGGCTTATGTATGTGGCTGCTTGATCAGTGCAAATTGGGTCCAGCTGAAGActtcacaggaaaaaatattctttccctctttctagGGAGCCTCTTCCTCATGACAGTGACAGCCCTTCCCTTGGGCTACCACTCCAATTTCTGCTTCAGAAATTCTGTCCTAAGATCACTGTCATACTAAATGATGCAGAATTTTAGAAGGTGATGACCAGGGAATAGCCACTGCTCACCTAAAGTCACCTCTCTGGAGCAATTCTGAGTCTCCCTGAAAAGGGCAAGAGGCATATATTTCAGGTAAAATGGGGAAACTCTTACACCTTTGAGTTTGAAATACCCCAGTTAGGCACACCCAACCACGCCTCACAGAAATAAATACCACAGGACTCCATTAAAACCAGACTGAAACAAGTTTACATAAACCAGCTCTCTAAAGCGTAAGGTTtggggcgtctggggggctcagttggttaagcgtctgcctttggctcaggtcctgatcctggagtcccaggacccagTCATAGGGTTctatgctcatcagggagtcggcttctccctctgaccctccctcctctaatgctttctctctcactctctcgctctctcaaaggaagagataaaatctctttttaaaaaaagtgagattttcagggtgcctggatggctcaggtgattaagcatctgccttaaagattctgggattgagccccatgccgggctccctgctcagcggggagcctgctgtctccctctccctctgtctgtctctccccctgttcAGGTGCgttctttctcagataaattaaataaaatattttttaaaaacaggagtgcttgggtggctcagtgggttaaagcctctaccttcagctcaggtcatgatcccagggtcctgggatcgagccccgcatcgggctctctgctcagcggggagcctgcttccccctctctctgtctctgcctgcctctctgcccacttgtgatctctatcaaataaataaaatctttaaaaaatatattttttaaaaacaacaacaacaacaaaaaagaatatgtaagGTTTTCTAGGAGGTGATCTCCAGTGGCCAGATTTTAAACAGCTATTTCCCTAAATTCATATTGGCCAAGTTCACAGTCTATCATTCCATCTAAGTAACTGAACCCCCATATCGGGTCACTACCTTCCTTTGGCCTTTCCTCACACCAACTGAACAAGAGCCAAAGgttaggggagggagaggaaggggcaaGGTCTTACTGGGCACTTCTGATCTCAGAAAGAGACACTAGCCCTGGGTTGTCTATAGAGCCTCTCACCCTGGTTGAGTGCATGCCCGATGCTCCAAGGCCAAAATAGCAGTGCCATAAGATACAGGCAGGGCAGCAGCTTCCCGGAGGGGGACCCTTTCTGGAATCTTCCATAGCATCTGTGAAAAGAGGTAACAGTCACTTAGGGATTAAGCGCATGTACCTGCCCATAAAGGCTGCTCAGTAAACATTATGATTTGGTTGAGTGATTGATTTGTGAAGCCTGTCAGGAGCCAAAACCCAACAGAAGTCAAAACCAGTTGACTGGTTTTCAAATTCAAATCGATGAATTGGATAGCTCTCTGTCGGTTTTACCTCCATAAAGCTGTGGGGGGGAAATGTGTACTCTTCACCACTAGGGGCCGCCATTCACGTCCTGTACACGCCTACCCCACCACCCCGGCTGGCTCCGTTCCCAGGACCACCTCCTTCACAAGCTTGATGTGGGGGAGAAACCTATTATATCTAGCTCATTGCCCTGGACAAGTTTTTCTACCAAAACTACCCATGGTCCAATCGGACAGCCAGCCAGTTGTTCCAGGGTAAAAAAATGCCCTTCTTCACCTCGGTGTTCACACAAAGCTCTGTGCAAGGGCTGTCACTCAGATACAGAAAAGGGCTTTagcatttgaaagaaagaagtacTTGGCtcagaaaaaatacaaagaaggagggggaaagaagcGTAACAAGGAGTGAGAGCTAGGTGGaggttaaaggaaagaaaagaggaaaaaaagatctCCAAGCAGACATATTGAGAGCTAGGGATACCTTTTGGTCCATGACGCATTCTTCAGCCATACCATTAAAGCCACTCACGCCAATAACTCGATCTCCCTGAAGAGAAAATACCACTAAGGGCTTGTTCAAATACATTGCCTTGCCATTTACCTCTTTCCAAATtaatccaaaaaagaaagaaaatctttctttctgATCCTGTAAGTCGCAGGTTGGCCTTAATTATCTATTCAGAGTTAATGTTTAGTGAATAATTCAACCATCTTCTCAATACCCCcacaagggtgccaagacaatATGAGCACATTTTGGACAGGATGGATTGAGgaaaaagttgaaataaattaGAGTCCCAGAATTTTTCTCACAAGAGGCTGAAACTTGAGAATGTTCTATCCTCGCAGTAACTAAAGACTGAGGTCTTCTTTAGGAACTACCACTGGCTTCCTTCCTCCAATTCAGAATTAGTTTCTTCCGCCTCTGTCTCGGTTTCCCTCTGGTGTCCGTTGGCAAAGGCCAAGAGAAGCAAGACCCTTTGGCTATGAACAAGGTTAGCATATTTCTCATGGCTACACACACATCAATTCCCTAGATTTGACCTCACTCACCTCTTTCACTGTGCTGACATCGGTGCCTGTCTCCAGTACAGTCCCGGAAAACTCCATTCCTAAAACAAATTGTTTAAACACTAGACTGTCTATAAAGCCCAGCACCACAGAGATGAGAAAGCCTGACCAACAGGCCATCCTATCCGCTTTCTAGAGCTGAGAGGGCCTAAGTGCCCCCACACCCCTCCACCATACCCCAACACACCCCTCCCCACTCGGGGAAGAACATTGTACCCAAAGCACAGGAAAGTGAACTTAAGATTTCATGATCAGAACCTGAAAAGCGACAGCAGTCCCATTCTTAccaattgaaaaatgaaaatttcaagaatgggaaaaaaacacCGAGAATCACACAGGTACACGAGTACTTCTGATCCTACTTCACTGGGCCCTTGGGGTCCTTACAGCACTCGAATTACAATGTTCACCATATGCATTGATCTGTTTCTGTGTCTCCTCTTGAGGACTAGGAGGCCCTCAAGGACATGAACTATATTTGTTCATAAGTACTTGGCTCAATTTGGATAAACTGATGTTGtctgttctttcctcttccaCCTCCAAAATTTCTGAATTTAATGATCATACATTTCCCACTTGAGCTGCCAGAGGAGTAACTCAATTGATTCTGacatcccccaccccatccagcATGTCAGCAAATAATACAAACAGAGGGAAATGATTCCAAATGCTGAGACACAACCAAACACCCCAAGGCCAAAACAGAGCAACCATTTTGCAATCACTGTATCCTTAATAGTACATGTctgtataaaatatacacatactaTATACACAATAAGCTACACTTCTTTCTCCTTAACTaaatttcaacaacaaaaagcagtCATTTGTCCACATTTTCAGGATCTAAATGTAATCAGATTGGGCATAATTACAATCAGACAGTGACTGCTAGAAATgtataaactttttcttttttctgattctCTGATATTAGGTTTCTTTGGGAATGTGTTTGTGAGAACTGAGAGTTTTAGCTGCAAACAGATGTCTACAAACCTTTAGTGAAAAACCAATATTGAGGCACTCCCAAGGAATAAAGGGGAATGACAAGGGCCGATGAGGACTCCATGACATGTAAAAATCCGTTTGTTCGTTTATGCATTGTTAATGTCTTTATTGAGCACTACCAACCAGGTGCAATGTTAAGATGGGGGATAAAACTAGGGGCCACACAGTCAAGGGGCTCCCAATCTCATGCTTCTCATCAGGGGTGAGGCTGACTGACATATCTGAAGCACCACGGCAGGCAGGCAAGCAGGGCCAAGTGTCGCACCTGAGTAGCACACGGTTCTGAAAACTCTGTTGTTTCTTTCCCAAGCAGTCACTTGGCTCCTCCATACTCACCAGGTGTGAAGGGAAGTTGGGGCTTTTCCTGATACTGACCACGGCAGACCAAAATATCAGCAAAATTAACTCCACAGAAATGGACACCAACTCTGACCTGCAAAGGAAACATAGCAGCAggaagtacctgggtggctcagtcggttaggcgtctgccttcagctcaggtcatggtcccggggtcatTGGATGAAgctccgtgtcaggctccctgttcagcgggatctttagggggaaaaaaagcaggtggggggggtggggggatagcaGAAAAGCAGAGTGGTGCATGGCTATGGAGACAAAGTTCATTCAGTTGCACCAAAATATTTCCTGAATGTCTGCTATAAGCTATGTACTGAACTAAGTGCCCGTGTGCAATCATGAGGCAAAATGCACAAGGTTCTTGCCTTTACAGAGCTAAGACTATGGTAGATATCTGATATCTGTCTACAGCCATCCCAACTGAATGTACTCCATCTAGTCTGATATCAAAAGCTAAGCATGGTTGGGcttggttagtacttggatgggagaagacAGACATCAGCCAAGTTAATTGTGATAATTTATGTGTTAAATTACAACTCCTACACAAAATGTTAAAGAGAGAATTATATGGTGCTGTGAAAATGCATAATAGGGTGATTTAACCTTTTGTTGA
This window contains:
- the LOC123928326 gene encoding quinone oxidoreductase-like protein 2, giving the protein MAAVARGRWLPRAWLCRRAGPGCGRHYRAALCAELKQPLAIEEVASRPVRPHEVRVGVHFCGVNFADILVCRGQYQEKPQLPFTPGMEFSGTVLETGTDVSTVKEGDRVIGVSGFNGMAEECVMDQKMLWKIPERVPLREAAALPVSYGTAILALEHRACTQPGETVLVTAAAGATGLAVIDVATNVLQAQVIAATGSDEKCKLAMQKGAQSAVNYSQGSLKETVRKLVGSAGVNVAIDTVGGDVFLEALRSLAWEGRIVVVGFAGGNIASVPANLLLLKNISAMGLYWGRYKEQSFPVFSRTLSSALQYCQQGRIRPHIGAVFKLEEVNDAFLRVIQRKSTGKVLISFK